The following are encoded together in the Parabacteroides chongii genome:
- a CDS encoding PP2C family protein-serine/threonine phosphatase yields MAIKILSVDDELDLEILLTQYFRRKIKKGEYEFSFAHNGLEALQMLLAKPDFDVILSDINMPEMDGLTLLTKINEMRNPALKCIMVSAYGDMENIRSAMNQGAFDFTTKPINLEDLERTIEKAAEQIAFIKQAQKEHTQLESIQNDLHVAQEIQQTILPKTFPPFPDLKSFDLYAYMSAAKYVGGDFYDFFRIGEDRLGFVIADVSGKGVSAAIFMAISRTVIRAIALTENSAALCMQRSNSILCQESVNDMFVTVFYGILNIRTGVVTYCNAGHNPPILMQKDGSVSKVPTTNDMILGAMSNATYHEKELKLAPGDNLFLYTDGVTEAMNRKHELYSERRLLDNCRELAGKEPKEVVDKITETVGEFVVDAVQSDDITLLSISYKG; encoded by the coding sequence ATGGCTATAAAAATATTAAGTGTAGACGACGAACTGGACCTGGAAATACTGTTAACCCAATATTTCCGCCGCAAGATAAAGAAAGGCGAATATGAATTCTCGTTCGCACATAACGGACTGGAAGCACTTCAGATGTTGCTTGCCAAACCGGACTTCGATGTGATTCTGAGCGATATCAATATGCCGGAAATGGACGGGTTGACCTTACTCACCAAGATCAACGAGATGCGTAACCCGGCACTCAAATGTATTATGGTATCGGCTTACGGCGATATGGAAAATATCCGAAGCGCCATGAACCAGGGTGCGTTCGACTTCACAACGAAACCGATCAACCTGGAGGATCTGGAACGGACCATCGAGAAAGCAGCCGAACAAATCGCTTTCATCAAACAGGCCCAAAAGGAACATACACAACTGGAATCCATCCAGAACGATCTGCATGTGGCACAGGAAATACAACAAACTATTCTTCCAAAGACATTTCCTCCGTTCCCGGACCTGAAATCGTTCGACCTGTATGCCTATATGAGTGCCGCCAAATATGTGGGAGGCGATTTCTATGATTTCTTCCGCATAGGAGAAGACCGTTTGGGGTTCGTGATCGCAGATGTATCAGGCAAAGGAGTATCGGCAGCCATATTTATGGCAATCAGTCGTACGGTGATACGTGCCATTGCACTCACTGAGAACTCCGCCGCTTTGTGTATGCAACGTTCCAACAGCATTCTCTGCCAGGAAAGTGTGAATGATATGTTCGTCACTGTCTTTTACGGCATTCTGAATATCCGCACGGGAGTTGTTACTTATTGCAATGCCGGACATAATCCGCCCATCCTGATGCAGAAAGACGGTTCGGTTTCAAAAGTCCCGACTACGAACGACATGATATTGGGTGCCATGAGCAATGCCACCTATCACGAGAAAGAGTTGAAACTTGCTCCCGGTGATAATCTGTTCCTTTACACGGACGGAGTGACAGAGGCTATGAACAGAAAACATGAACTATACAGCGAACGCCGGCTACTCGATAACTGCCGGGAACTGGCGGGAAAAGAACCGAAAGAGGTAGTAGATAAGATTACCGAAACAGTAGGCGAATTTGTTGTAGACGCCGTACAATCAGATGATATAACATTACTCTCGATCTCATACAAAGGATAA
- a CDS encoding ATP-binding cassette domain-containing protein, whose protein sequence is MNETILNGLLNLFAIFASSVRIEREQASRAVHSYLSSHFGVRSHKEYIELYNALRDMYDDSLFVLDKEQIVRNICEQMKVKLRAEEQLLLLIRFVEFAYTNSKEADEHMALFRLVADIFAISQEEFDDSLAFITGKPSSSLLTISGEEETDGNHIRRKGMEGMIRVFFIRRFDKQIFTYHGSGQVFMNDIPLSPDMFYAWQHSSVLKGPLFLPVYYSDLLTVFNKNEQKEIVRLAGRDIDFTFKNSRNGLHNFSFNLESGQLVAIMGGSGVGKSTLLGIMNGNIRPDQGTITVNGHLLDSPEARRLIGFVPQDDLLIEELTVYQNLLYTARLCFACLSDQEIGERVDTVLKELGLEEIKDLEVGSPIRKTISGGQRKRLNIALELIREPAILYLDEPTSGLSSSDSEKVIMLLKEQTHRGKLVVVNIHQPSSEIYKLFDRLWLLDKGGYPIYDGNPIEAITYFKQAAKYTDPDISVCSACGNVNPELILNIIDSKKIDDSGNQTDIRKFTPEEWHEEYLRSRSSFSPVSEEELPENLQKKPSWFRQFMIFLERNIQTKLANKQYLAITLLEAPLLALIVALLTRYVDDGEYELLTNKNFVSYIFMAVIVVTFMGLSISAEEIIKDRTILKREHFLRLSRSSYLTSKMIYLLFVSGLQSLLFIAVGNVIIGVGGEMFFIWWSILWATSFLANLTGLILSQTMSSVVAIYITIPLLLIPQILLCGLVIKFDDLNTRASDENIVPLIGELIPSRWAFEALMVEQFCDNAYNRTYFPIEKEKYLAQYYENVHLPEVRTLAEQLATSDDPVKRKTVENELAVLARAARIEPHTEGENYSAYLDKAAAALHQRAHNFTAYLDQVQREQSRENGSEWLTAQKKAHHNMAIEDLVMGTGNRRMYKETNNRIYPLVGTIYVEPDNYWGRAAFYSHEKNWGGFYFSTYKFNLLVIGFFALLAIIAIFAEFPGRFFKQDEG, encoded by the coding sequence ATGAATGAAACCATACTGAACGGACTATTGAATCTATTTGCCATCTTTGCTTCTTCCGTGCGTATTGAAAGGGAGCAGGCCAGTCGTGCCGTTCATTCGTATTTGTCCAGTCATTTCGGGGTACGATCCCATAAAGAATATATCGAACTTTATAATGCGTTGCGCGATATGTACGACGATTCTCTCTTTGTGCTCGACAAGGAACAGATCGTGCGGAATATCTGCGAACAAATGAAGGTGAAGTTGCGGGCAGAGGAACAGTTGCTTCTGTTGATCCGCTTTGTTGAATTTGCCTATACGAACAGCAAGGAAGCGGATGAGCATATGGCTCTTTTCCGTCTGGTAGCGGATATCTTTGCTATTTCACAGGAGGAATTTGATGATTCGCTGGCCTTTATCACAGGCAAGCCATCGTCGTCGTTATTGACGATCAGCGGTGAAGAGGAAACTGACGGTAACCATATCAGGCGGAAAGGCATGGAGGGAATGATCCGTGTGTTCTTTATCCGCCGGTTTGATAAGCAGATATTTACATATCATGGAAGCGGGCAGGTCTTTATGAACGATATTCCCCTTTCACCGGATATGTTTTATGCCTGGCAGCATAGCAGTGTACTCAAGGGGCCATTGTTCCTGCCTGTTTATTATAGCGACCTGCTTACTGTTTTCAACAAGAATGAGCAGAAAGAAATCGTTCGTCTGGCGGGACGGGATATTGATTTTACTTTTAAGAACAGCCGTAACGGACTACATAATTTCTCTTTTAATCTGGAATCCGGGCAGCTGGTTGCCATTATGGGAGGAAGCGGAGTCGGTAAGTCTACGTTGTTGGGCATTATGAATGGGAATATCCGTCCGGACCAGGGAACAATTACTGTGAACGGGCATCTGCTCGATTCTCCCGAAGCACGCCGGCTGATTGGTTTTGTTCCGCAGGATGATTTGCTGATCGAGGAACTGACCGTTTATCAGAATCTTCTGTATACAGCCCGTCTTTGTTTTGCCTGTCTTTCCGATCAGGAGATCGGAGAACGGGTGGATACCGTATTGAAAGAGTTGGGGCTGGAGGAAATAAAGGACCTGGAAGTCGGTTCCCCTATCCGTAAAACGATCAGCGGGGGACAACGGAAACGTCTCAATATCGCTCTCGAACTGATCCGTGAACCGGCTATCCTGTATTTGGATGAGCCAACTTCCGGACTTTCATCATCGGATTCGGAGAAAGTGATCATGCTTCTGAAAGAACAGACACACCGTGGTAAGCTCGTGGTAGTGAATATCCATCAGCCTTCTTCTGAAATTTACAAGTTGTTCGACCGTTTATGGTTGTTGGATAAAGGGGGGTATCCCATTTACGACGGGAATCCGATAGAGGCTATTACCTATTTTAAGCAAGCGGCAAAATATACGGATCCGGATATTAGTGTGTGTAGTGCCTGTGGAAATGTAAATCCAGAGTTGATCCTGAATATCATCGATTCCAAGAAGATCGACGATTCGGGTAACCAGACTGATATCCGTAAGTTTACTCCGGAAGAATGGCATGAAGAATATCTTCGTTCACGTTCGTCTTTTTCTCCGGTAAGCGAAGAAGAGTTGCCGGAGAATCTGCAGAAGAAACCATCCTGGTTCAGGCAATTCATGATTTTCCTGGAAAGAAATATCCAAACGAAGCTGGCTAACAAGCAATACCTGGCCATCACTTTGCTGGAGGCTCCGTTGCTGGCGCTGATCGTGGCACTTCTGACGCGTTATGTGGATGATGGCGAATATGAGTTGCTTACCAATAAGAATTTTGTATCCTATATCTTTATGGCTGTGATCGTAGTGACTTTCATGGGGCTGAGTATCAGTGCCGAAGAGATAATAAAAGACCGGACGATCCTGAAGCGGGAACATTTCCTCCGGTTGAGCCGTAGTAGTTATCTGACTTCCAAGATGATCTATCTGCTGTTCGTTTCCGGACTTCAGTCCTTGTTATTCATAGCTGTTGGAAATGTAATCATTGGGGTCGGGGGAGAGATGTTTTTCATCTGGTGGAGTATCCTGTGGGCTACTTCTTTCCTGGCGAACCTTACAGGTCTGATTCTGTCGCAAACCATGAGTTCAGTAGTTGCCATCTATATTACGATTCCGCTTTTGCTGATTCCTCAGATATTGCTTTGTGGCTTGGTGATCAAGTTCGACGATCTGAATACCCGTGCTTCCGATGAGAACATTGTGCCGTTGATCGGAGAACTGATCCCTTCGCGCTGGGCTTTCGAGGCTTTGATGGTCGAACAGTTTTGTGATAATGCTTACAACCGGACCTATTTCCCGATCGAGAAAGAAAAGTATCTGGCTCAATATTATGAGAATGTACATTTGCCGGAAGTCCGGACGCTGGCGGAACAGCTTGCAACCAGTGATGATCCTGTAAAACGAAAAACAGTTGAAAATGAGTTGGCTGTGCTTGCCCGTGCTGCCCGTATCGAACCACATACGGAAGGGGAAAACTATTCTGCATATTTGGATAAGGCGGCGGCAGCATTGCATCAGCGTGCACATAATTTTACGGCCTATCTGGATCAGGTACAACGGGAACAAAGCCGTGAAAATGGTTCTGAATGGCTGACTGCACAGAAAAAGGCGCACCATAATATGGCGATAGAAGACCTGGTAATGGGGACAGGAAACCGTCGCATGTATAAAGAAACGAACAACCGTATTTACCCGCTTGTCGGTACTATTTATGTGGAACCCGACAACTACTGGGGACGTGCCGCCTTCTATAGTCATGAGAAAAACTGGGGCGGATTTTATTTTTCTACCTATAAATTTAATTTATTGGTTATAGGTTTCTTTGCATTATTAGCGATTATCGCTATATTCGCAGAGTTTCCCGGACGTTTCTTTAAACAGGACGAAGGATGA